Proteins encoded together in one Elusimicrobiota bacterium window:
- a CDS encoding sensor domain-containing diguanylate cyclase, whose translation MERIIYFLPLLVFIIGYKFGIILSRLAAILSIIFTVFFHPSPLSTISVILTLCLVELVIEKFYKQLASSRRNFNKELSNLTGKLALVKGESGKTKLELLRNEKTIKNILHIYELSKNIAAYVDLEKMFGLIAKSLDEQFNIKDVNLKIFEGNKNFQKGLPVRIDENIKTQTISNGIIHVPLFIGEQSLGIISTKIPPLYEKDEEFFDEIAAFVEELILAVQRAILYSKVEAMSRTDGLTGLYRRGYFNERLKEEEFRAKRWNGRFSILMMDIDHFKKVNDTYGHQAGDLVLKTVTGILKNSIYETDFAARYGGEEFVVIFPQTDPAGIKIKAEKIREKIEETEILAGLEKLKVTSSFGIAHYPKDALTANEVLHKADMSLYKSKETGRNKVTEFEE comes from the coding sequence ATGGAAAGAATAATATATTTTTTACCATTATTAGTATTTATTATAGGATATAAATTTGGAATAATATTATCAAGATTAGCAGCTATATTGTCAATAATATTTACAGTGTTTTTCCACCCGTCACCTCTTTCTACTATTTCCGTAATTCTGACTTTATGCCTTGTCGAACTTGTTATAGAAAAGTTTTATAAACAATTGGCTTCCAGCAGAAGAAATTTCAATAAAGAATTGAGTAATCTTACGGGAAAACTTGCACTTGTAAAAGGAGAATCAGGCAAAACAAAATTGGAACTTCTTAGAAATGAAAAAACAATTAAAAATATTTTACATATCTACGAATTATCAAAAAACATAGCAGCGTATGTAGATTTAGAAAAAATGTTTGGCCTGATTGCAAAATCATTAGATGAGCAATTCAATATAAAAGATGTAAACCTGAAAATATTTGAAGGTAATAAAAACTTTCAGAAAGGACTCCCGGTTCGCATTGACGAAAATATCAAAACTCAGACTATTTCTAATGGTATAATCCATGTACCCCTATTTATAGGTGAACAATCGCTGGGAATTATTTCAACAAAAATACCTCCGTTATACGAAAAGGACGAAGAATTTTTCGATGAAATAGCAGCGTTTGTGGAAGAGCTCATTTTAGCAGTACAACGGGCTATTTTATACTCAAAGGTTGAGGCAATGTCACGCACGGACGGTCTTACGGGATTATATCGCCGCGGATATTTTAATGAAAGGTTAAAAGAAGAAGAATTCAGGGCAAAAAGATGGAACGGAAGGTTTTCAATTTTAATGATGGATATCGACCATTTCAAGAAAGTTAATGATACGTACGGTCACCAGGCAGGAGATTTGGTATTAAAAACAGTTACCGGAATCTTAAAAAATTCTATTTACGAGACTGATTTTGCGGCAAGATACGGCGGTGAAGAATTTGTGGTAATTTTTCCGCAAACAGACCCGGCAGGTATAAAAATTAAAGCTGAAAAGATTCGTGAAAAAATTGAAGAAACAGAAATTCTTGCAGGTTTAGAAAAATTAAAAGTTACCTCATCTTTCGGTATTGCACACTACCCTAAAGATGCTTTAACTGCAAACGAAGTCCTCCACAAAGCGGATATGTCACTTTATAAATCCAAGGAAACCGGCAGGAACAAAGTAACAGAATTCGAAGAGTAG
- a CDS encoding sensor domain-containing diguanylate cyclase has translation MISKKTTGPVIILTAFLGISSLLLIFQNKTIDIFSFFILLIFASSFFVESLITDLVALLTSVTGLLGMNFTNASGRLVLLGEIASIWAIIWLIHLLNDRAKYQQSSNNRELADISSAIENMGKELLSNRSNLEKVSGRIAQYKNLTLATKEIIKVTNLPDLKVKLLTIIKKILNCNDTRFTTFLPSDDRPPDTFDAWVVRKRSSLLIQNTIKDYRFEYTAIPKATKSVIAVPLLSDKNIIGIVRLDSDKENRFTQEDMSIISILVNVAEMTVENLTLLEKTKELSIIDGLTGVYVRKFFDERLQEEMTRASRFKTLLCLILCDIDHFKKFNDTYGHQKGDEVLKQFSHVLKQVCRETDVVARYGGEEFAVILPETSKDVCVKIAETIRTEFQKETIEGQPVTVSLGISSYPDDANEHHQLIRRADERLYKAKMSGRNRTIWKE, from the coding sequence ATGATATCAAAAAAAACAACCGGACCTGTTATAATTCTTACTGCTTTTCTTGGAATATCTTCACTTTTGTTAATATTCCAGAACAAAACGATTGATATATTTTCATTTTTTATTTTATTAATATTCGCCTCTTCATTTTTTGTTGAATCACTTATAACGGACCTTGTTGCACTTTTAACAAGTGTAACGGGACTCCTCGGAATGAATTTTACCAATGCTTCCGGAAGACTTGTCCTTTTAGGTGAGATAGCTTCCATATGGGCTATCATCTGGCTTATTCACCTTCTTAATGACAGGGCAAAATATCAGCAATCTTCAAACAACCGTGAACTTGCAGATATTTCTTCCGCAATTGAAAATATGGGAAAAGAACTTTTATCAAATAGAAGCAATTTAGAAAAAGTTTCGGGAAGAATTGCCCAATACAAAAATCTTACACTTGCAACTAAGGAAATAATAAAAGTCACAAATTTGCCTGATTTGAAAGTAAAACTTTTAACAATTATAAAAAAAATATTAAATTGCAACGACACCCGCTTTACGACATTTCTTCCCAGTGACGATAGACCGCCTGATACGTTTGACGCCTGGGTAGTCAGGAAAAGATCTTCACTGTTGATTCAAAATACTATAAAAGATTACCGTTTTGAATATACTGCAATTCCAAAAGCTACAAAATCCGTTATAGCAGTCCCTTTATTAAGCGACAAAAATATTATCGGAATTGTACGGCTGGATTCTGATAAAGAAAACAGATTTACACAAGAAGATATGTCTATAATTTCAATATTGGTGAATGTCGCTGAAATGACGGTAGAAAATCTTACACTGCTAGAAAAAACAAAAGAACTTTCAATTATAGACGGCTTAACCGGCGTATATGTCCGCAAATTTTTTGACGAAAGATTACAAGAAGAAATGACAAGAGCTTCAAGGTTTAAAACACTTCTTTGTTTAATTCTCTGTGATATTGACCATTTTAAGAAGTTTAATGACACTTATGGACACCAAAAGGGAGATGAAGTTTTAAAACAATTTTCACATGTTTTGAAGCAGGTTTGCCGGGAAACGGATGTTGTTGCACGTTATGGCGGTGAAGAATTTGCTGTCATATTACCGGAAACATCAAAAGATGTTTGTGTGAAAATTGCGGAAACCATAAGAACCGAATTTCAAAAGGAAACAATAGAAGGACAACCCGTTACCGTCTCTCTGGGAATTTCATCTTATCCTGATGATGCTAACGAACATCATCAGCTTATCCGCAGGGCAGATGAAAGACTTTATAAAGCTAAAATGTCAGGGAGAAACAGAACTATATGGAAAGAATAA
- the recN gene encoding DNA repair protein RecN: MLQTFIIKNYAIIDDLTINFGNGLNILTGETGAGKSIIIDALGLILGERANSSIIRKNSSSCELTASFNIENLPQVKKLLSAIGISSEDMLIIKREITNDSKTKCFVNGAPATVGMLQTIGTVLVDVHGQHEHQTLIKTDSQRELLDSYGNLEALKTAVGSIFEKFTLLRSNLDELKNSEKDRLQKLDLYKYQLKEIEDAKLSETDETGLENEFNRLNNAEKLFNYAQEIYSLLYDSEGSAIEKLGIAKKAIENLSLIDTSTNENTKTINKTLDEIKSIADTFRQYKDNIEFNPKRLEDIIVKLELIKKLKKKYAPTVKEILDYANNIKKQIEFFEKADENILEMEKELKSSETKLKKSSVELSEKRTVAGKKLSKEVEKELFELGMPKSKFSISVEDEKDADGTYKFKSNGIDKIEYRIAVNVGEDLKPLKMVASGGEMSRIMLAIKTVLAKADKTPTLIFDEIDAGLSGYMGKVVGKKLKLLSKNHQIFCITHLPQLAVFSAIHFHISKNVSGERTVTSVQKLEGTEKVNEISRMLGSEKNTDISIKHAKELIKETTM; this comes from the coding sequence ATGTTACAGACATTTATAATAAAAAACTACGCGATTATTGATGATTTGACTATTAATTTCGGGAATGGTCTCAATATTCTGACCGGTGAAACCGGTGCCGGAAAATCCATAATTATTGATGCATTAGGACTTATACTCGGCGAACGGGCAAATTCATCGATAATCAGAAAAAATTCATCAAGTTGTGAATTGACAGCAAGTTTTAATATTGAAAATCTGCCGCAAGTAAAAAAGTTATTATCTGCTATCGGCATATCTTCTGAAGATATGCTTATTATCAAGCGGGAAATCACTAATGATAGCAAAACAAAATGTTTTGTTAACGGCGCTCCTGCAACAGTAGGAATGCTTCAAACAATAGGTACCGTACTTGTTGATGTCCACGGTCAACATGAACACCAAACACTTATAAAAACCGATAGTCAAAGAGAATTGCTTGACAGTTACGGGAACCTTGAAGCATTAAAAACGGCTGTCGGCAGTATATTTGAAAAGTTCACGTTACTCAGAAGCAATTTAGATGAGTTAAAAAATTCTGAAAAAGACCGTTTACAAAAACTTGACCTTTATAAATATCAGCTGAAAGAAATTGAAGATGCAAAGCTTTCTGAAACTGATGAAACCGGTCTGGAAAACGAATTTAACCGTTTAAATAATGCCGAGAAACTGTTCAATTACGCGCAGGAAATATATTCGTTATTATACGATTCAGAAGGTTCGGCAATTGAAAAATTAGGTATTGCAAAAAAGGCAATAGAAAATCTCTCACTAATAGATACATCTACAAATGAAAATACGAAAACTATTAACAAAACATTGGATGAAATAAAATCAATTGCCGATACATTTCGCCAATATAAGGATAATATTGAATTTAACCCTAAAAGACTTGAGGATATCATCGTTAAACTTGAATTGATTAAAAAACTTAAGAAAAAATATGCCCCGACAGTTAAAGAAATCCTGGATTACGCTAACAATATAAAAAAGCAGATAGAATTTTTTGAAAAAGCAGATGAAAATATATTAGAAATGGAAAAGGAACTCAAATCCTCTGAAACAAAACTTAAAAAATCATCTGTTGAACTCTCTGAAAAAAGAACTGTAGCCGGAAAAAAACTCTCTAAAGAAGTTGAGAAGGAACTTTTTGAACTCGGTATGCCGAAATCAAAATTCTCAATTTCTGTAGAAGATGAAAAAGATGCTGACGGTACCTATAAATTCAAGTCAAATGGAATTGATAAAATCGAATACCGGATTGCAGTAAATGTCGGTGAAGATTTAAAACCGCTGAAAATGGTAGCGTCCGGCGGAGAGATGTCAAGAATTATGCTTGCCATAAAGACAGTTCTTGCCAAAGCTGATAAAACACCCACGCTGATTTTTGACGAAATAGATGCCGGCCTTTCAGGATATATGGGTAAAGTCGTCGGCAAAAAGTTAAAATTACTTTCTAAAAATCACCAGATATTCTGTATTACACATCTTCCTCAACTTGCAGTGTTTTCGGCAATACATTTCCATATATCAAAAAACGTATCCGGTGAGCGAACGGTAACTTCAGTACAAAAACTCGAAGGAACAGAAAAAGTTAACGAAATTTCAAGAATGCTTGGTAGCGAAAAAAATACCGATATTTCTATAAAGCATGCAAAAGAATTGATAAAAGAAACTACAATGTGA
- a CDS encoding NAD(+)/NADH kinase yields MKNIIILANKEKSKAVEFSKKIANWLKKQKISDTLKFAIILGGDGMMIKSAREFASKNIPLFGVNLGKLGFLNETDVKNVFSALKNIISGNYKIEERNMLQIEVFRKQKMIKRSVALNDAVIKNGKTARVIKLKLIINQNFVTEIIGDGVIISTPTGSTAYSLSAGGPIVHPNTKNIIITPIAPHTLTQRPVIIPDDCLISAEINSNHNDVLLSVDGQIDLTLSIGDIVKVQKSKIPAKLITFGKSDYFELLRKKFNWGKR; encoded by the coding sequence ATGAAAAACATTATAATTCTTGCAAATAAGGAAAAATCAAAAGCGGTTGAATTTTCTAAGAAAATAGCAAATTGGCTTAAAAAGCAAAAAATCTCAGATACATTGAAATTTGCTATAATTCTCGGCGGTGACGGAATGATGATAAAATCTGCAAGAGAGTTTGCGTCCAAGAATATTCCTCTTTTTGGAGTCAATCTCGGCAAGCTGGGGTTTCTTAATGAAACAGATGTAAAAAATGTATTTTCAGCGTTAAAAAATATTATTTCCGGAAATTATAAAATTGAAGAAAGAAATATGCTTCAAATTGAAGTTTTTCGTAAACAAAAAATGATAAAACGTTCTGTCGCCTTAAATGATGCCGTTATAAAAAACGGTAAAACTGCCCGGGTTATAAAACTGAAATTAATTATTAATCAAAATTTTGTTACCGAAATAATCGGTGACGGTGTTATTATTTCTACCCCAACCGGTTCAACAGCATATTCACTTTCAGCAGGCGGACCGATTGTACATCCAAATACAAAAAATATTATTATTACTCCGATTGCCCCTCACACATTAACACAAAGACCGGTAATTATCCCTGATGATTGCCTTATCTCTGCTGAAATAAATTCAAACCATAACGATGTGTTGCTGTCAGTTGACGGGCAAATTGATTTAACCTTATCTATCGGGGATATTGTTAAGGTGCAAAAATCTAAAATACCTGCAAAACTAATTACTTTTGGCAAAAGTGATTATTTTGAACTCCTTAGAAAAAAATTTAATTGGGGCAAGCGGTAA
- a CDS encoding DNA internalization-related competence protein ComEC/Rec2: MKRPLIVITVLYIIIIVLLDTLGVLNKIPSDNIARQAVGNTVKITGKINTEPEKINNRTSFILETEKINDNATKGEILVNIYTDKIDLSYGDIIDITGKFFKPNPSSVLGAFDYKKYLFRKKIYATLSVNNEENVNVIGRNPSYLWQLSLKLRKQILASYYKNLLPQQAAVLSGITIGARSGLTPYIQKIFVDAGVMHVLVASGSNVAFVAVIFFWIFRNIFKLKKKFAFGLLIPIILLYTMITGGNPPVVRATIMTLTVILAMLLSRNADVYQGLFLAALIILIYNPLTLFEAGFQMSFVATIGIVYLYPKFQSALQMQKLPGIFNWFLSIFFASLSAQIAIAPVLAYYFNKVSLIAIISNLIILPLIGVLLAAGFILYLTSLIGTQLLIIVAKITGGIISFMIYMIDFFANIPHSTIRTPTPSIFFLIIFYLVIIGIPKMRNYLWKWLVIIALTVLIISSFFNNSLRNKNNLSVTFLDVGLGDAVFCEFPDGSNMLIDGGGNWEKKYDIGETIISPFLWNKGITKIDTVILTHPHINHYQGLIAVCKNFKIKKFITIIAISEESEYSELMEIINSKKIPFERISKPKILEIGKVNINILNPEIISKNNDANSMVLRLLYNEFSILLCSDISMKTQKTLVKKPTASNILLVPNHGKKKLSHDFLLQISPEFAIISTNAASLKVLEQLKRYKLFTTANSGTIIIDTNGKTCNLKETLIDAPMEMIILD, translated from the coding sequence ATGAAAAGACCTTTAATTGTAATAACTGTTTTGTATATTATCATAATCGTTCTGCTTGATACACTTGGAGTTCTTAACAAAATTCCATCTGACAATATAGCACGACAAGCAGTTGGAAATACTGTTAAAATTACAGGCAAAATTAATACTGAACCTGAGAAAATCAATAATAGGACATCTTTTATTTTAGAAACAGAAAAAATAAACGATAATGCTACAAAAGGGGAAATTTTAGTTAATATCTATACTGATAAAATTGATCTTTCATATGGAGATATAATTGATATCACAGGTAAATTTTTCAAGCCAAATCCATCATCAGTTTTAGGTGCTTTCGACTACAAAAAATATTTGTTCAGGAAAAAAATTTATGCAACATTATCTGTAAATAATGAAGAAAATGTTAATGTTATAGGAAGAAACCCGTCATATCTATGGCAATTATCGTTAAAATTAAGAAAGCAAATTCTGGCATCTTATTATAAAAATCTTCTGCCACAGCAAGCGGCAGTACTTTCGGGAATAACTATAGGTGCAAGGTCCGGGCTAACCCCGTATATCCAAAAAATATTTGTTGATGCAGGCGTCATGCATGTTCTTGTTGCAAGCGGTTCCAATGTCGCTTTTGTTGCTGTGATATTCTTCTGGATATTTAGAAATATTTTTAAACTTAAAAAGAAATTTGCCTTTGGACTGCTGATTCCTATAATTCTGCTTTACACGATGATTACCGGCGGAAATCCGCCTGTTGTAAGAGCAACAATAATGACACTTACTGTAATCCTTGCTATGCTTTTATCAAGGAATGCAGATGTTTACCAGGGCCTTTTTTTGGCAGCATTAATAATTCTTATTTACAATCCTCTTACTTTGTTTGAAGCAGGTTTCCAAATGTCTTTTGTGGCGACAATTGGAATAGTTTATCTCTATCCAAAATTTCAATCTGCACTTCAAATGCAAAAGCTTCCAGGTATTTTTAACTGGTTTTTAAGCATTTTTTTTGCATCTTTATCAGCCCAGATAGCAATCGCTCCGGTACTGGCATATTATTTCAACAAAGTTTCGTTAATAGCAATAATTTCTAATCTTATTATATTGCCATTAATCGGAGTTTTACTTGCAGCGGGTTTCATATTATATTTAACAAGTCTGATAGGAACTCAGTTATTAATTATTGTTGCAAAAATTACAGGTGGAATAATATCATTTATGATATATATGATTGATTTTTTTGCCAATATCCCCCATTCTACAATAAGAACACCAACACCAAGTATCTTTTTCCTTATTATTTTTTACCTTGTTATTATAGGAATTCCAAAAATGAGGAACTATTTATGGAAATGGCTTGTAATTATTGCACTTACAGTTTTAATAATCTCCTCTTTTTTTAATAACTCCCTGCGAAATAAAAATAATCTTTCAGTAACATTTTTAGATGTAGGCTTGGGGGATGCAGTTTTCTGCGAATTTCCGGATGGCTCCAACATGCTCATTGACGGCGGCGGTAACTGGGAAAAAAAATATGATATCGGCGAAACAATTATCTCGCCCTTTTTATGGAATAAAGGAATTACTAAAATTGACACAGTAATACTGACCCATCCGCACATAAATCACTACCAAGGGTTAATTGCTGTTTGTAAAAATTTTAAAATCAAAAAATTTATAACAATCATTGCAATATCGGAAGAAAGTGAATACTCAGAATTAATGGAAATAATAAATAGTAAAAAAATACCGTTTGAAAGAATTTCGAAACCAAAAATACTTGAAATCGGGAAGGTTAACATAAATATACTAAATCCTGAAATAATTTCTAAAAATAACGATGCTAATTCCATGGTATTACGTTTACTTTACAACGAATTTTCAATTTTGTTATGCAGCGATATTTCTATGAAAACACAAAAGACACTTGTTAAAAAACCCACAGCTTCAAATATTTTACTTGTTCCAAACCATGGTAAAAAGAAACTTTCCCATGATTTCCTATTACAAATTTCACCGGAATTTGCTATAATATCAACAAATGCTGCTTCCCTGAAAGTACTTGAACAATTAAAACGATATAAATTGTTTACAACAGCTAATTCCGGGACTATAATTATTGACACTAACGGTAAAACCTGTAATCTAAAAGAAACACTAATAGATGCACCAATGGAAATGATAATTTTAGATTAA
- a CDS encoding PAS domain S-box protein, with amino-acid sequence MKDKEKTKNQLINEIEQLRHQVSKLKMSKFGKIKTVYNLNKNEKKYMHLFESAVDTILIADVKTGIILDANKNVKSLTGYSKKEIIGSNRSKLHSPDKLKYYHQHFCEHIKKGMVFDNEAEIVRKDGTTVPVSINAHVIKIGDKKVIQGIFRDITDRKKAEKNIREKEEKYRTLYESSKDAIMTLAPPDWNFTTGNNSTISMFRAKNEKEFTSRKPYELSPRYQPDGRLSMEKALEMIQIAMEKGSNYFEWMHKRINGEEFPATVLLTRVEIGNNKYLQATVRDVTEYYKIEKEKESLNQQLIQSEKMAGIGILTAGVAHEFNNVLQIINSNIEYAKRIENINNIREIMDKILTTSDRGSKIIKNLFTFARQKSHHVEMSNIIESIEAVLSIVERQLSRQNIKIVRKYGKIPHISFNISEMQQVFLNLIINARDAMSFEGGKLEISIRQANKTIEIKFSDTGQGIKKDNINKIFDPFFTTKGILGGGKMPGHGEEGTGLGLPVSHGIIKRHGGSITVESEEGKGTIFTIKLPVKNRN; translated from the coding sequence ATGAAAGACAAAGAAAAAACAAAAAATCAACTTATAAATGAAATTGAACAACTGCGTCATCAGGTTTCTAAACTAAAAATGTCGAAATTTGGGAAAATAAAAACAGTATATAATTTAAATAAGAATGAAAAAAAGTATATGCATCTTTTTGAAAGTGCAGTTGATACGATTTTAATAGCAGATGTAAAAACAGGAATAATATTGGATGCAAATAAAAATGTTAAATCGTTAACAGGTTATTCAAAAAAGGAAATTATAGGCAGTAATCGTTCTAAATTACATTCTCCGGATAAATTAAAGTATTATCATCAACATTTTTGCGAGCATATTAAAAAAGGCATGGTTTTCGATAATGAAGCAGAGATTGTTAGAAAAGACGGAACTACTGTTCCGGTAAGTATAAATGCACATGTAATAAAAATTGGAGATAAAAAAGTAATTCAGGGGATATTTCGTGATATTACTGATCGTAAGAAAGCAGAGAAAAATATAAGGGAAAAAGAAGAGAAGTACCGGACACTTTATGAAAGTTCTAAAGATGCAATAATGACTCTTGCTCCGCCGGATTGGAATTTTACAACCGGCAATAATTCTACAATATCTATGTTCAGAGCGAAAAATGAAAAAGAGTTTACTTCAAGAAAACCATATGAACTTTCTCCGCGGTATCAACCGGACGGCAGGTTATCAATGGAAAAAGCACTTGAAATGATACAAATAGCAATGGAAAAAGGTTCTAATTATTTTGAGTGGATGCATAAAAGGATAAACGGCGAAGAATTTCCTGCAACTGTTTTACTTACAAGAGTAGAAATTGGTAATAATAAATATTTACAAGCTACCGTAAGGGATGTTACTGAATACTATAAAATAGAAAAAGAAAAGGAATCATTAAATCAGCAACTTATCCAGTCTGAGAAAATGGCCGGGATTGGTATTCTGACAGCCGGAGTTGCACATGAATTCAATAATGTACTTCAAATAATCAATAGTAACATAGAATATGCAAAAAGAATAGAAAATATTAATAATATCAGGGAAATTATGGATAAAATATTAACTACTAGTGACAGAGGCAGTAAAATTATTAAAAATTTATTTACTTTTGCAAGACAAAAATCACATCATGTAGAAATGAGTAATATTATTGAATCTATCGAAGCTGTATTATCAATAGTGGAAAGGCAACTATCCAGACAAAATATAAAGATAGTTAGAAAATACGGCAAGATACCACACATTAGTTTTAATATATCAGAGATGCAACAGGTATTTTTGAATTTAATAATAAATGCCCGTGATGCTATGTCGTTTGAAGGTGGTAAGCTGGAAATAAGTATCAGGCAAGCTAATAAAACTATTGAAATAAAATTTAGTGATACCGGGCAAGGAATAAAAAAAGATAATATCAACAAAATATTTGACCCGTTCTTCACTACTAAGGGTATACTTGGTGGTGGAAAAATGCCCGGACACGGTGAAGAAGGGACGGGACTTGGATTGCCGGTTTCACATGGTATTATTAAAAGGCATGGCGGGAGCATTACAGTTGAAAGCGAAGAGGGAAAAGGGACCATCTTTACCATAAAATTACCTGTTAAAAATAGGAACTGA
- a CDS encoding response regulator: MVKLKKILIVDDEKEFCELLVELLHIEGYHSKYALNGQSAIKLCKSGRFDIIFMDLLMPGIHGDELLDKIKKISPKTKVFIITGRWLDENNKKKLVQKGISGYLEKPFQIEKILKILKKLK, from the coding sequence ATGGTTAAATTAAAAAAAATTCTTATAGTAGATGATGAAAAAGAATTCTGTGAATTATTAGTGGAATTATTACATATTGAAGGTTATCATTCAAAGTATGCATTAAACGGGCAAAGTGCCATAAAACTATGTAAATCTGGAAGGTTTGATATTATATTTATGGATTTGCTTATGCCGGGCATTCATGGGGATGAGTTATTAGATAAAATAAAAAAAATATCGCCTAAAACAAAAGTTTTTATTATAACAGGGCGGTGGTTAGATGAAAACAATAAAAAGAAACTTGTACAAAAAGGGATATCCGGGTATTTGGAAAAACCGTTTCAGATAGAAAAAATATTAAAAATACTCAAAAAGTTAAAATAA
- a CDS encoding AI-2E family transporter produces MEKKPSILKEKKFSKYFLLITFILSFLVFLSMIKVFILPIIIAVIIATLSYPLYKITLKLTRNRQTFASLLSCLIILMVIVVPLIFIFNLVIVQSIEFYSTTGKDVDGLIQKGSVGIIQGIMNSSIGKYLSAYSIKIEWKPLLDKFIFFLNSAIVRNISKSSRATVGIIFDLFITMFSLFYFLRDGKSMLSKIKDVIPLSDEYKDRIISRFYAMTNITIKGILFIAFLQSVFATITLWIFGIKAWLLWGIVILILSPIPFVGTGAVLIPAGIIKIINGNPGQGIAIIIISVLFISMIDNILRPRIIGQNAGMHDLLVFFSMIGGIVTFGPAGLIIGPLIAAIFLTILEIYKIEFYSQSEQEKEE; encoded by the coding sequence ATGGAAAAAAAACCAAGCATCTTAAAAGAGAAAAAGTTCAGCAAATATTTTTTACTGATAACGTTCATTTTGTCCTTTTTAGTTTTTTTAAGTATGATAAAAGTATTTATCCTGCCGATAATTATTGCCGTAATAATTGCGACTTTAAGTTACCCTTTATATAAAATAACCCTAAAACTAACAAGAAACAGGCAGACCTTTGCATCCCTGTTAAGCTGCCTGATAATACTGATGGTGATAGTTGTGCCGCTAATTTTTATTTTTAACCTTGTGATAGTTCAGAGTATTGAGTTTTATAGTACTACAGGAAAAGATGTAGACGGGTTGATTCAAAAAGGCAGTGTTGGAATAATCCAGGGAATTATGAATTCATCTATAGGCAAATATCTGTCAGCGTATAGTATAAAAATTGAGTGGAAACCCCTTTTGGATAAATTTATATTTTTTTTAAACTCTGCAATAGTAAGAAATATAAGCAAATCTTCACGGGCAACAGTGGGTATAATATTTGATTTATTTATCACAATGTTTTCACTGTTTTATTTCTTACGGGACGGGAAAAGCATGTTGTCTAAAATTAAAGATGTAATACCTCTCAGTGATGAGTATAAAGACAGGATAATATCCAGGTTTTATGCTATGACAAATATTACAATTAAGGGAATACTTTTTATAGCTTTCCTGCAAAGCGTTTTTGCAACAATAACTTTATGGATTTTTGGAATAAAGGCATGGTTGTTATGGGGAATAGTGATACTCATACTTTCTCCCATCCCTTTTGTAGGTACCGGTGCAGTACTGATACCTGCCGGTATCATAAAGATAATTAACGGCAATCCCGGTCAGGGTATAGCGATAATAATTATAAGCGTACTCTTTATTTCTATGATAGATAATATTCTCAGACCCAGGATAATAGGGCAGAACGCCGGTATGCATGATTTATTAGTGTTTTTTTCTATGATTGGAGGGATTGTTACTTTCGGTCCTGCCGGGTTGATAATAGGACCTCTTATAGCTGCGATTTTCCTTACTATTCTTGAAATATATAAAATTGAGTTCTATTCACAAAGCGAGCAAGAAAAGGAAGAATAA